The following nucleotide sequence is from Pseudonocardia abyssalis.
CCGTCGACGACGGGGGGGCGGCCGTCGAGGTGGAGCTGCACCGGATCCCCGTCGACGCGATCGGCGCGCTCGTCTGCGCCCTGCCCTCCCCGCTGGGGATCGGGCCGGTCGAGCTCGCCGACGGTTCCGCGCTCGGGATCGTCTGCGTCCGCAGGCCACCCGGCGCGCGGGACATCAGCAGCCACGGCAGCTGGCCCGCCTACCTCCGGTCGGTGACCGTGTAGGTGTGCCCGGCCGTGACCAGCCGCTCGACCAGTGCCGATCCCATCGCCGTGGCCGGGGTGAGGGAACCCGCACGGTCGGGCAGGTCGTCGAGCGCCAGGCACAGCCCGCTCTCCCCGAGCATGACGGCCGTCGCGGCGTACCCGGGATCGCCCGTCCCCGCGACCTTCGCGTGGTAACGGCGGCCGCTGTCGGTCGTCGCCTCGATGTCCATGCGGAACCACCCCGCCGCGCGCGCCCGTTCGCTCGGGCCCTCACCCGGCTTGGGCAGGAGGCGGTCGAGCACCGCGCGGGTCGGGGCCGTCGAGAACCCGGCGAGCAGCCCCACGAGCCCGGCGGTGACGCCCACCGCGACGACGGCCCCGACCGGCCCGGTACCCAGTCCCATCGACTCGCCGTAGCTCAGGGAGCGGCCGTAGGCGAAGTCGAGCAGCGCGTTGCTGCGCCGCACGATCCGCGTGTTGTAGGAGGCCATGACGAACGGGGCGGTCCACGTCCCGCGCTCGCCCCGGCGTCCGGGCAGGGGTGCGTCGGAGGGCTGGCGGGGCACCGGCTCGGCCGCGCGCTCCGGGCTCAGCGAGTGCAGGTCGCCGACGACGAGCCGCCGCGACGGGTCGGCCGCGACCGCCTCGACCTGCGCGCGCATCGAGTCGATCGTGCCGCCGCTGAAGCCGCCCTTCGCGCTCGCGACGAGATCGACGTCGACGAGCCCGCCGGCCCCGTCGGCCGCGGCGCGCTCGTGCAGGACGAACACGCCGAGGTCGGACGGGATCGAGTCGTAGCCGCAGGAGTGCACGATCTTCGCGCCGGTGTCCCGGGCGATCTTGTCGACGGCGTCGATCGCGTCGCGGTGGAACAGCACCTCGCCGGTGAGGTCGGCGTAGTGCGTGCCCGCCCGCGCGCAGGCCTCGACCACCGGCAGCCCGTAGCGGGCGTAGGGGCCCACGGTCGTGACGAGCACCCGGGTGGACCCGGCGAGCGCCGCCAGTGCGTCGGCGTCTGCGGAGTCGGCGACCAGCAGCGGCCAGTCGCGGGCCCCCTGCGGCAGCCGGCCGCGGACGGCCTCCAGCTTCGCCCGGGACCGCCCCGCCAACCCGATCCGGACGCCCGCGGGCGCGTGCTCGGCGAGGTACGCGGCGGTCAGCTCCCCGACGTAGCCGGTGGCGCCGTAGACGACGAGATCATGCGCACGGTCCATCCGCCCAGCCTGCCCTACCGGCCGCCGAGCAGCCCGCCCAGCACGCCGCCGACGCCGCCCTGGCCGGCCTGCTCCCCGCCGCCGGTCCCGGCGACGAGACCACCGGGCGGGAGCTCCGAGGGCTGCACGATGACGAAGCCGCGCCCGGTGAACGACAGCGTGTACCGCTCGCCGGTGCTGCGTCCCATCAGCGTGCCGATGTTGAACGTGTCGTTGCTGGTCAGACCGGTCTGCAGGCTCGCCGACCACGCGACGGCCGCCTGCGGGTCGGCGTAGGTCGGCTGGTCCACGTTGAGCACGACCGGCGTGCCCTCGGTCGTGATCGCGATGCGGCCGCGCCCGGTGAACTCGCAGTTGAACAGCCCCGCGTTGCTGGCGAAACCGGCGGCGCCGGAGACCCGTGCGATGCGGTAGGACAGCGAGGAGTCGAACGCGAGCACGTTGGCTCCGTTGATCGTCAGGCCGTCGGAGCCGTCGAGGTCGATCAGGTGGACGTCGCTGGCCGCGTTGGCGAGGAACAGGTCGCCGCGCCCGCTGACCTTCATCAGCGGCACGCCCTCACCGGTGAGCCGCTGCCGGATCATGTTGCCGATGCCGCCGGACCCGAGCGCCTCGAACCGCAGGTCGCCCTGGTAGGCGACCATCGACCCGGCGCGGGCCATCAGGTCGCCGCCCCCCATCGAGACCCGGGCCATCTTGCCGCCCTGCTTCTGGATGCCCTGCCCGGCGACCTCGGCGTGGTCGGGGCTGAACAGGTCGCTCTGCATGGGCGGGGCTCCTTCGGGCGACGGCGCGTACGGCTGCGGGGCGGGGGTCTGCGGGGCGGACGGCGGGTACGGGGCGGGCGGCGGCTGCTGGGCCGCGGGCGGCGGGTACGCGCCGGGCGGCGGGTACCCACCGGGAGGTGCAGGCGGGTAGCCGGCGGGGGGGTGCGCACCGGGCGGGTACCCGGGAGGTGCCGACGGCGGGTGGCCGACGGCCGGAGCGGACGCGGCGGGCGGGTGCGCGCCAGGCGGCTGCTGCGCGTCCGGGAAGAGCGCGAACCGGTCCGGCGCGGGGGCCGGCTGTGCCGGGACGGGGGGCGGCGACGGCTGACCCTGCGGGGGCCACGACGACGGCACGGGCGGAGGCGCAGCGGCCGGTGCAGCCGGCTGCGGGGCCGGGGGCTGCGGGGCCGGGGGCGCGGCGGGCGGGTCGTCGTCGAGGTTCACGCCGTACTCCGACGCGATGCCGGCCAGCCCGGCGTCGAAGCCCTGCCCGACCGCCCGCACCTTCCAACCGCCCTGGCGCCGGTAGATCTCGACGCAGACCACCGCCGACTCGGTGCGCAGCCCCGCCATCTCGAACGAGTACTCGTTCGCGGTGGCGACGGGCGGCGCGACCTGGCCGAACGTCGCCGGGCCCGATCCGTCCAGGCTCGCGGTGACCACGACGGTCTCCACGTCGGCCGGGACCGCAGCCAGGTCGACCTGGACGAGATCGCCCCGGCCCCGACCGTGGTGGTGCGTGACCCCGGCGCCGACGGGGTTGTTGAAGAACACGAAGTCCCCGTCGCTGCGCACCCGGCCGTTCGGGCCGAGGAGCAGCGCGGAGACGTCGACCGGGACGGGGGAGGCGATCGAGACCGAGACCCGGTCGCCGGTCAGCGGCCGGTTCTCGCCACGAGACAGGGGCGTCACGCCGGAGAGTGTGCCACCGCTCCCCGGAATCGCCGAGACCTTCTTGTGCAGGTCACCAGCTCACCGGCGCCCCGTGCACGCCGTAGACGACCTTGTCGCTCCTGTAGTCCAGTTCGTCCGGTTCCCGGACCACGCGCAGGTCCGGTAACCGCCGCAGCCCCCGATCTCCACATCCTCGATGGCGACGCGGGCGCGCGCGTTGTGCACGATCGCCAGCAGCCGCGGCAGCTCCTCGACGGCGTTGCGGACCGCCTGCGGGTCGTCGGTGTCGCGCAGCTCCGCGGCCTGCTCGGGGTGCTCCAGCAGCACGAGCGTGCCGGGCGCCAGCTGGTTGGCCGTGGTCTCGTGTAGCCGGGCGTGGGCATGTCGGAGCTGAAACGCGCGGGTCGGACAGGACGGCGCGGACGTCGGCGTTCCGGGTGACGAGCCACGCCCCGGTGCCGTCCCACAGCCGGACCCGGCTGACGGGCTCGTGCTCGCGCAGCGGCGTCGGTGCCGGCGGAGGGTCGAAGGGACACGCGCCCCGGGCCATCGGAAAGGTGGCGGCGGTCCTCTTCGGCGTCCCCGTTCGGCCGCACCAATAGTGATGCCAACGACTTGGGCACCGGAAGGACGGAGCCCCCGCCGACGGTGTCGGCGGGGGCTCTGTCAGGGGTGGAGGTGCCGGGAATCGAACCCGGGTCCTCCGTCGCTCCACAAGGGCTTCTCCGTGCGCAGTCCGCTATGCCTCTACTCGGATCCCCCGGTCATGCGAACGAGCCGGAGTGACGATCCCAGTCGCTGTTTGGTGTCCCCGTCCGCCCCGCGACCGGGCGGACAGGTGAGCTCCCTAGCTGATGCCGGGATCCGCGGCGGGAGCACCCGCGGGCCGACAGACTCACACTCGCTCAGGCGGCGAGGGCGAAGTCGCGCTGATTGGAATCGGCGCTTATAAATTTGCGACGGATGGTTAACGAGATCATCGTCGCCTTCCTCGGCACGCTTCCCCTTGATCGACGAACGAAGTCGAAACCGTTCACCCCCTGCGCGCCCGACCGTCGGGCGTCAGAACAGACTAACGCCTCGCGGCCGAGGATTCATCCCGGTTCGGCTCGCACACACCTCCCGGGGCCCGCACACACGGGTCCGGACCTGCGTGTCGCCCCCGCGGCCCGTGTGCGGCTACAGGCCGAGCAGCCGGGTGGGCGTGTCGTGCAGCACCGAGCGCAGGAACCCCGCGCCGAGGCGGTCGTCGGCCGCCGCCCACCCCGCCACCGCCGCGACCTGTTCGTACGCGGGATAGGGGATGTTCGGGAAGTCGGAGCCGTAGACCACCCGGTCGGCGACGTCGACGAGCCGCGCCGCCCAGTCGTCCGGCAGCGGCGCCATCGCCTGCGAGTACGGCGTGCCGACCATCGTCGTGTCGATGTGCACGTGCTCGTGGCGGCGCACGAGGTCGAGCGCGCCCACGAAGTCGGGCATCCCGGCGTGCGCGAGCACCACGGGCAGCCGCGGGTGCTCGGCCAGCACCTCGCCGAACACGTCGAGGCCGGTGTGCTCCCCGGGGATCGGACCGTGGCCGCAGTGCACGATCGCCGGCACGCCCGCGTCGGCGAGCAGCCCCCATGCCGGGCGCAGCAGCGGGTCACGCGGGTCGAAGCCCCCGACCTGCACGTGCACCTTCACCGCCCGCGCACCCGCGGAGACCGCCGCACCGAGGTAGTCGGCGACGTCGGGCTCGGGGAACAGCGTGGCCGTGCGCACGGCGCCGTCGGTCCGGGCGGCGAAGTCGGTGACCCACTCCGTCAGCCAGCGCCCCATCCCCGGTTTGTGCGGGTAGACCAGCGGCGCGAACGCCGTGACGCCCAACTCCTTCAACGCGCCCAGCCGATCGTCGACCGGGGTGCGGTAGTGGATCGGCCAGGCCCGCCCGTAGTGCGTTTCCGCGCGGTCGAAGTAGGCCCAGACCTTGTCCATGACGTTGTCGGGCAGGAAATGCACGTGGACGTCGACGAGTCCGGGCAGGCCGAGGTCGTCGAGCAAGCGCGGGACGTCGGCATCGGACGTGGGCGGCGCGGGGACCGTCACGAGCGCATCTCGCGGGCCCGACCCTTCGCGGCCCGGCCGAACGCCTTCTGGATCTCCCGCTGAGCGTCGCGCTTGGCGAGGTCGGTGCGCTTGTCGTAGGACTTCTTGCCCTTGGCCAGCGCCAGCTCGCACTTGACCTTGCCGTCGGAGAAGTACAGCGACAGCGGCACCAGCGAGAGCCCGCCCTCCTTGATCTTGCCGATCAGGCGGTCGATCTCGCCGCGGTGCAGCAGCAGCTTGCGGGTGCGGCGGGGCTCGTGGTTGGTCCAGCTGCCCTGCGTGTACTCCGGGATGTGCAGGCCGCGCAGCCAGATCTCGCCGTCGTCGACGGTGGCGAACGCGTCGACCAGCGACGCCCGGCCCAGCCGCAGGCTCTTCACCTCGGTGCCGAGCAGCGCGACGCCCGCCTCGTACTCGTCGAGGATGGAGTAGTCGTGGCGCGCACGGCGGTTCTGCGCGATCACCTTCCGGCCCGTCTCCTTCACCTCTCCAGCCTACGCGGAGGGGCTACCGGGTTGCCGATCTAGAGCCGCACGTACAGGCGCAGCGTCACGTACCCGGTGACGGCGGCGATCCCGGCGCCGACCATCACCAGGATCGGCGAGACCCAGATGATGTCGGCCAGCTCGATCGGCGGCACCACCCCGTTGGAGACGATCCCCGACAGCAGCTGGTCGATGAACAGGTACTTGCCCGCCAGCAGCCCCGCCGACGCGATCAGTGCGCCGACCAGCCCCGTCACCACCGCCTCGATGAGGAACGGGAGCTGGGTGTACCAGCGCGTGGCCCCGACCAGGCGCATGACGCCGACCTCGGTGCGTCTGGTGTACGCCGAGACCTGCACGGTGTTGGAGATCAGCAACAGCGCCGCGACGGCCTGCACCAGCGCGAGCGCGAACGTCACGTTGCGGACGCCGCCGAGGAAGTCGAACAGCTTGGCGACGACGGCGCGCTGGTCGATGATGTTGCGGACGCCGACCTGCCCGGTCATCGCCTGCGTGACGGCCGCGGCCCCGGCCTCCTGGTCGGCGAGCCGGACCCGCAGCGTCGCCGGCAGCGACTGCGGCCGCACGACGTCGGCCAGGGCCTGTCCCTCGAACAGCTCCAGGTAGCGCTCGTAGGCCTGCTGCTGGCTCTCGAACCGCACCGAGTCGACGAGCGGGGAGTTCTCCAGCGTCGTCCGCAGCCCCTGGCAGACCGGCTGGCTGCAGTCGGTGTCGGCGGCGGACACGTCCGCCGTCAGCGCGACCTGCACCTCGACGCGGTCGCTGTAGAGCTGCTCGGTGCGGTCGATCGTGCGGACGGCGAGCAGCCCGGTGCCGACCAGGCCCAGCGAGATCGCGGTGGTCAGCACCATCGCGATCGTCATCGTGACGTTGCGGCGCAGGCCCGTGAAGACCTCCCGCGTGACGAAGTCGGCCCTCACCGACCGACCCCGTAGACCCCGCGGATCTCGTCGCGCACGACCTGGCCCATGTCCAGCTCCACGACGCGGCGGCGCATCGAGTCGACGATCGAGTGGTCGTGCGTCGCCATGACCACCGTCGTGCCCGTGCGGTTGATCCGCTCCAGCAGCAGCATGATGTCCTGGCTGGTGTCCGGGTCGAGGTTGCCCGTGGGCTCGTCGGCCAGCAGCACGAGCGGCCGGTTGACGAACGCGCGCGCGATGGCCACGCGCTGCTGCTCACCGCCGGACAGTTCGTTCGGGAGCCGGTCGGCCTTGCCCCCGAGCCCGACGAGGTCGAGCACCTCGGGCACGACCTTGCGGATCGTCCCGCTGGACTTTCCGATGACCTCGAGCGCGAACGCGACGTTCTCGCCGACGGTCTTGTTCGGCAGCAGCCGGAAGTCCTGGAACACGCACCCGATGCGCTGGCGCAGCTTGGGCACGCGGCGCCGCGGCAGCTTCGCGACGTCCATGTCGGAGACGAAGATGCTGCCGCGCGTCGGGACGTCCTCGCGCAGGAGCAGCCTCAGGAACGTCGACTTGCCGGACCCGGACGGCCCGATGAGGAAGACGAACTCCCCCTTCTCGACGTTCACCGAGACCCGGTCCAGCGCTGGGCGCGTGGACGTCTTGTACGTCTTCGTGACGCGTTCGAGGCGGATCACCCGGGCACGGTACCCAGACGGGGGGCGAGGGCGGTCACGCGACCCGCCCCCTCGGCGCGGCACACCGACCACTGGGCAGGTTCCCCCCGCCCACCACCCCGCGAGCCCCCGATCCCCACCCGCGAGTCGCTGCCTCCCCGCCCGCGAGTCGCCGCTTCCACGCCCGACCCGTCCTCCACCTCGCGCCCGGTGGCCCGGAGCGCCGGGGCGGGCGGCAGCGACTGTCAGAACACCGCCGGCCGCCCAAGATCACTGAATGGGAGCCGGCTGCGGGCCAGGGCACGGCGCCCGTTCCCGGACGCTGATCATGACGAGGATGCAGGCGGACCAGCGCCCGTGATCGCGCACCGACACGACTCGCGGGCGGGGCAACAGCGACTCGCGGGCGCAGAAATGGCGACTCGCGGGCCCGGAAGCAGCGACTCGCGGGCGCGGGACGAGGAACTCCTGGCGCGAGACGGGGGACCCGCGGGCGGTGATCGGGGGACTCGCGGGGGACTCGGTGCCGCCGGTCCGGCCCTGCGGACGGTGTCCGCGGTCAGTCGGTGCTGTTGGCCTCGTTGCGCCGCCAGCGGATGCCCGCCTCGATGAACCCGTCGATGTCGCCGTCGAGCACCGCGGCGGGGTTGTTGACCTCGTGGTTGGTCCGGAGGTCCTTCACCATCTGGTACGGGTGCAGCACGTAGGAGCGCATCTGGTTGCCGAACGAGGCGTCGCCGGAGTCCTTGAGCGAGTCCATCAGGGCCCGCTCCTCCTCCTTGCGCCGCACCAGCAGCTTGGCCTGCAGCACCATCATCGCCGACGCCTTGTTCTGGATCTGCGACCGCTCGTTCTGGCAGGACACCACGATGCCGGTGGGCAGGTGGGTCAGCCGCACCGCCGAGTCGGTGGTGTTGACGCCCTGACCGCCCGGCCCCGACGACCGGTAGACGTCGACGCGCAGTTCCTTCTCGTCGATCTCGATGTGGTCGCTGGTCTCGACGACCGGCGTCACCTCGACCGCTGCGAACGAGGTCTGGCGGCGGCCCTGGTTGTCGAACGGCGAGATCCGGACGAGCCGGTGGGTGCCCTGCTCGACCGACAGCGTCCCGTAGGCGTAGGGCGTGTGGACGGCGAAGGTGGCCGACTTGAGGCCCGCCTCCTCCGCATAGGAGGTGTCGTAGACGTCGACGCCGTACCCGTGCTGCTCGGCCCAGCGCAGGTACATGCGCATGAGCATCTCGGCGAAGTCGGCGGCGTCGACGCCACCGGAGCCGGCGCGGATCGTGACC
It contains:
- a CDS encoding amidohydrolase family protein, whose product is MTVPAPPTSDADVPRLLDDLGLPGLVDVHVHFLPDNVMDKVWAYFDRAETHYGRAWPIHYRTPVDDRLGALKELGVTAFAPLVYPHKPGMGRWLTEWVTDFAARTDGAVRTATLFPEPDVADYLGAAVSAGARAVKVHVQVGGFDPRDPLLRPAWGLLADAGVPAIVHCGHGPIPGEHTGLDVFGEVLAEHPRLPVVLAHAGMPDFVGALDLVRRHEHVHIDTTMVGTPYSQAMAPLPDDWAARLVDVADRVVYGSDFPNIPYPAYEQVAAVAGWAAADDRLGAGFLRSVLHDTPTRLLGL
- the smpB gene encoding SsrA-binding protein SmpB produces the protein MKETGRKVIAQNRRARHDYSILDEYEAGVALLGTEVKSLRLGRASLVDAFATVDDGEIWLRGLHIPEYTQGSWTNHEPRRTRKLLLHRGEIDRLIGKIKEGGLSLVPLSLYFSDGKVKCELALAKGKKSYDKRTDLAKRDAQREIQKAFGRAAKGRAREMRS
- the prfB gene encoding peptide chain release factor 2, encoding MNPDAAADHKELTTTLESIEAVTDLPALRVEIADLEDQAGQPDLWNNPDEAQKVTSRLAYATGDVRRLEELRRRLDDLPLLYELAEDEGDAGALAEADAERAKLRADVEALEVRTLLSGEYDQREALVTIRAGSGGVDAADFAEMLMRMYLRWAEQHGYGVDVYDTSYAEEAGLKSATFAVHTPYAYGTLSVEQGTHRLVRISPFDNQGRRQTSFAAVEVTPVVETSDHIEIDEKELRVDVYRSSGPGGQGVNTTDSAVRLTHLPTGIVVSCQNERSQIQNKASAMMVLQAKLLVRRKEEERALMDSLKDSGDASFGNQMRSYVLHPYQMVKDLRTNHEVNNPAAVLDGDIDGFIEAGIRWRRNEANSTD
- a CDS encoding AIM24 family protein, whose protein sequence is MTPLSRGENRPLTGDRVSVSIASPVPVDVSALLLGPNGRVRSDGDFVFFNNPVGAGVTHHHGRGRGDLVQVDLAAVPADVETVVVTASLDGSGPATFGQVAPPVATANEYSFEMAGLRTESAVVCVEIYRRQGGWKVRAVGQGFDAGLAGIASEYGVNLDDDPPAAPPAPQPPAPQPAAPAAAPPPVPSSWPPQGQPSPPPVPAQPAPAPDRFALFPDAQQPPGAHPPAASAPAVGHPPSAPPGYPPGAHPPAGYPPAPPGGYPPPGAYPPPAAQQPPPAPYPPSAPQTPAPQPYAPSPEGAPPMQSDLFSPDHAEVAGQGIQKQGGKMARVSMGGGDLMARAGSMVAYQGDLRFEALGSGGIGNMIRQRLTGEGVPLMKVSGRGDLFLANAASDVHLIDLDGSDGLTINGANVLAFDSSLSYRIARVSGAAGFASNAGLFNCEFTGRGRIAITTEGTPVVLNVDQPTYADPQAAVAWSASLQTGLTSNDTFNIGTLMGRSTGERYTLSFTGRGFVIVQPSELPPGGLVAGTGGGEQAGQGGVGGVLGGLLGGR
- the ftsX gene encoding permease-like cell division protein FtsX, with translation MRADFVTREVFTGLRRNVTMTIAMVLTTAISLGLVGTGLLAVRTIDRTEQLYSDRVEVQVALTADVSAADTDCSQPVCQGLRTTLENSPLVDSVRFESQQQAYERYLELFEGQALADVVRPQSLPATLRVRLADQEAGAAAVTQAMTGQVGVRNIIDQRAVVAKLFDFLGGVRNVTFALALVQAVAALLLISNTVQVSAYTRRTEVGVMRLVGATRWYTQLPFLIEAVVTGLVGALIASAGLLAGKYLFIDQLLSGIVSNGVVPPIELADIIWVSPILVMVGAGIAAVTGYVTLRLYVRL
- a CDS encoding allophanate hydrolase-related protein, whose protein sequence is MTDRARHGEQGASALLAVVAAHRTGQPLHPELVALGARFERQVHTAPAYRLVTLPGPGVPRGGLVAVDDGGAAVEVELHRIPVDAIGALVCALPSPLGIGPVELADGSALGIVCVRRPPGARDISSHGSWPAYLRSVTV
- the ftsE gene encoding cell division ATP-binding protein FtsE, with amino-acid sequence MIRLERVTKTYKTSTRPALDRVSVNVEKGEFVFLIGPSGSGKSTFLRLLLREDVPTRGSIFVSDMDVAKLPRRRVPKLRQRIGCVFQDFRLLPNKTVGENVAFALEVIGKSSGTIRKVVPEVLDLVGLGGKADRLPNELSGGEQQRVAIARAFVNRPLVLLADEPTGNLDPDTSQDIMLLLERINRTGTTVVMATHDHSIVDSMRRRVVELDMGQVVRDEIRGVYGVGR
- a CDS encoding saccharopine dehydrogenase family protein, which gives rise to MDRAHDLVVYGATGYVGELTAAYLAEHAPAGVRIGLAGRSRAKLEAVRGRLPQGARDWPLLVADSADADALAALAGSTRVLVTTVGPYARYGLPVVEACARAGTHYADLTGEVLFHRDAIDAVDKIARDTGAKIVHSCGYDSIPSDLGVFVLHERAAADGAGGLVDVDLVASAKGGFSGGTIDSMRAQVEAVAADPSRRLVVGDLHSLSPERAAEPVPRQPSDAPLPGRRGERGTWTAPFVMASYNTRIVRRSNALLDFAYGRSLSYGESMGLGTGPVGAVVAVGVTAGLVGLLAGFSTAPTRAVLDRLLPKPGEGPSERARAAGWFRMDIEATTDSGRRYHAKVAGTGDPGYAATAVMLGESGLCLALDDLPDRAGSLTPATAMGSALVERLVTAGHTYTVTDRR